Proteins found in one Thiohalobacter sp. genomic segment:
- a CDS encoding molybdopterin oxidoreductase family protein yields MRESRPLHDPLSKAADESARIEVKNTTCYMCACRCGIRVTLRDGEVRYIQGNPEHPLNKGVICAKGASGIMKQYSPARLTKPLRRKEGADRGDGEFEEISWDEAFAIMEERLKKIRATDPKKFALFTGRDQMQALTGLFAKNYGTPNYAAHGGFCSVNMAAGMIYTIGGSFWEFGGPDLERSKLFVMIGTAEDHHSNPMKIELSKFKRRGGKFISINPVRTGYSAIADEWIPIKPGTDGALFLALIHEIINQGLYDRDFLVQYTNAAELVNMDENSTEYGMFVRFEVPPEEGCFDPQNKLWWDRELNRPISTHTPGADPYLLGEFRLDDGTPVKPSFQLLVDRVKEYTPEWAAEITGIPADTIRRLAHEMGITARDEKIELPISWTDTWGNEHESVTGNPVSFHAMRGLAAHSNGFQTIRAMSILMSILGTIDRPGGFRHKAPFPRPIPPCPKTPTGPEGVKPNTPLDGMPLGWPADPDDLFVDDKGEPVRIDKAFSWEYPLAAHGLMHNVITNAWRQDPYPIDTLMIFMANMAWNSSMNTAEVRKMLNDKDENGEYKIPFLIVADAFESEMVAYADLVLPDTTYLERHDVMSMLDRPISEFDGPVDSVRVPVVPPKGECKPFQEVLIELGTRLKLPAFVHKDGSRKYRNYPDFIVNFEAAPGIGFLAGWRGKGGEKFMKGEPNPKQWEMYEKNNCVFHYELPKSYQYMRNWNQGYLEWAQNHRLTRYAEPINIHIYSEILQKFRLAAQGKNPGGRTPPPHLRKRIETHFDPLPFYTPPLEAELTDLHTYPLNAVTQRPMAMYHSWDSQNAWLRQIHTYNFLHVNPETARNAGIEDGGWMWVESPHGKVRCLCRYSEAVEPGTVWTWNAIGKASGAWGLDPDANEARKGFLLNHLISEELPAHEAGEHVSNSDPVTGQAGWYDVRVRIYPAEAGEPPVSSPQFEPMKPLPGQDTSLKGRVLAYFAGRMKKRA; encoded by the coding sequence ATGCGCGAATCCAGACCCCTGCACGACCCGCTGTCCAAGGCCGCGGACGAATCGGCCCGCATCGAGGTCAAGAACACGACCTGCTACATGTGTGCCTGCCGCTGCGGCATCCGCGTCACCCTGCGTGACGGCGAGGTCCGCTACATCCAGGGCAACCCCGAGCATCCGCTGAACAAGGGCGTGATCTGCGCCAAGGGCGCATCCGGCATCATGAAACAGTATTCGCCGGCGCGGCTGACCAAGCCGCTCAGGCGCAAGGAAGGCGCCGACCGCGGCGACGGCGAATTCGAGGAGATCTCCTGGGACGAGGCCTTCGCCATCATGGAGGAGCGACTGAAGAAGATCCGCGCCACCGACCCGAAGAAGTTCGCGCTGTTCACCGGCCGCGACCAGATGCAGGCGCTCACCGGCCTGTTCGCCAAGAACTACGGTACCCCCAACTATGCCGCGCACGGCGGCTTCTGCTCGGTCAACATGGCCGCCGGCATGATCTACACCATCGGCGGCTCTTTCTGGGAATTCGGCGGCCCCGATCTGGAACGATCCAAGCTGTTCGTGATGATCGGCACCGCCGAGGACCATCACTCCAACCCGATGAAGATCGAGCTGTCGAAGTTCAAGCGCCGCGGCGGCAAGTTCATTTCGATAAATCCCGTGCGCACCGGCTATTCGGCCATCGCCGACGAATGGATCCCGATCAAGCCCGGCACCGACGGCGCGCTGTTCCTGGCGCTGATCCACGAGATCATCAACCAGGGTCTCTATGACCGCGACTTCCTGGTGCAGTACACCAACGCCGCAGAGCTGGTGAACATGGACGAGAACAGCACCGAATACGGCATGTTCGTGCGCTTCGAGGTACCGCCGGAGGAAGGCTGCTTCGACCCGCAGAACAAGCTGTGGTGGGATCGGGAACTGAATCGCCCCATCTCCACCCACACGCCGGGTGCCGACCCCTATCTGCTTGGCGAATTCCGCCTCGACGACGGCACCCCGGTCAAGCCGTCGTTCCAACTGCTGGTGGACCGAGTCAAGGAATACACCCCGGAATGGGCGGCCGAGATCACCGGCATCCCGGCCGACACCATCCGCCGCCTCGCGCATGAAATGGGCATTACCGCACGCGACGAGAAGATCGAGCTGCCGATCTCCTGGACCGACACCTGGGGCAACGAGCACGAATCGGTCACCGGCAACCCCGTGTCCTTCCACGCCATGCGCGGTCTGGCCGCCCATTCCAACGGCTTCCAGACCATTCGCGCCATGTCGATCCTGATGTCCATACTCGGCACCATCGACCGCCCCGGCGGCTTTCGCCACAAGGCCCCCTTCCCGCGACCCATCCCGCCCTGCCCCAAGACGCCGACCGGTCCCGAGGGCGTGAAGCCGAATACCCCGCTGGACGGCATGCCGCTGGGCTGGCCGGCCGACCCCGATGACCTGTTCGTGGACGACAAGGGCGAGCCGGTGCGCATCGACAAGGCTTTCTCCTGGGAGTATCCGCTGGCGGCGCACGGCCTGATGCACAACGTCATCACCAATGCCTGGCGCCAGGACCCCTACCCCATCGACACGCTGATGATCTTCATGGCCAACATGGCCTGGAACTCGAGCATGAATACCGCCGAGGTCCGGAAGATGCTCAACGACAAGGACGAGAACGGCGAGTACAAGATCCCCTTTCTGATCGTCGCCGACGCCTTCGAGTCCGAGATGGTGGCCTACGCCGACCTGGTGCTTCCGGATACCACCTATCTGGAGCGCCACGACGTGATGTCCATGCTCGACCGCCCGATCTCCGAATTCGACGGCCCGGTGGATTCGGTACGGGTGCCGGTGGTGCCGCCCAAGGGCGAGTGTAAGCCCTTCCAGGAGGTACTCATCGAGCTGGGCACACGGCTCAAGCTGCCCGCCTTCGTGCACAAGGACGGCAGCCGCAAGTACCGCAACTATCCTGACTTCATCGTCAACTTCGAGGCGGCGCCCGGCATCGGCTTCCTGGCCGGCTGGCGCGGCAAGGGTGGCGAGAAGTTCATGAAGGGCGAGCCCAACCCCAAGCAGTGGGAAATGTACGAGAAGAACAACTGCGTCTTTCACTACGAGCTGCCCAAGTCCTACCAGTACATGCGCAACTGGAACCAGGGCTACCTGGAGTGGGCGCAGAACCATCGCCTGACCCGCTATGCGGAGCCGATCAACATCCACATCTATTCGGAGATCCTGCAGAAGTTCCGCCTGGCCGCGCAGGGCAAGAATCCCGGCGGGCGCACGCCGCCGCCGCATCTGCGCAAGCGCATCGAGACCCACTTCGATCCACTGCCCTTCTACACGCCACCGCTGGAAGCCGAGCTGACGGATCTGCACACCTATCCGCTCAACGCGGTGACCCAGCGCCCCATGGCCATGTACCACTCCTGGGATTCCCAGAATGCCTGGCTGCGGCAGATCCATACCTACAACTTCCTGCATGTAAATCCCGAGACCGCGCGCAATGCCGGCATCGAGGACGGCGGATGGATGTGGGTCGAGTCGCCGCATGGCAAGGTCCGCTGCCTGTGCCGCTACTCCGAGGCCGTGGAACCCGGCACCGTGTGGACCTGGAATGCGATCGGCAAGGCCTCCGGCGCCTGGGGGCTGGACCCGGACGCCAACGAGGCACGCAAGGGCTTCCTGCTCAACCACCTGATCAGCGAGGAACTGCCCGCTCACGAGGCCGGCGAGCATGTCTCCAACTCCGACCCGGTGACCGGACAGGCCGGCTGGTACGATGTGCGCGTGCGCATCTATCCCGCCGAGGCCGGCGAACCCCCGGTCAGCTCGCCGCAGTTCGAGCCCATGAAACCACTGCCGGGACAGGACACCAGTCTCAAGGGCCGTGTGCTGGCCTACTTCGCGGGGCGCATGAAGAAGCGCGCCTGA
- the soeB gene encoding sulfite dehydrogenase subunit SoeB, translating to MTQLALVIDLNVCVGCHACVTSCKEWNTSGTAGPMSDFNPYGADPTGTFFNRVQTFEVGCFPNTETVHFPKSCLHCEDAPCVPVCPTGASYKREEDGIVLVDYDKCIGCKYCSWACPYGARELDEQQKVMKKCTLCVDRIYDQTLPENERRPACVMACPTNARLFGDVHDPDSEVSVAIRERGGYQLMPEWGTKPANHYLPRRKTRIEIHEDELERVDNPLKKEKVHPDRIIDEPTLDDVSTF from the coding sequence ATGACTCAACTCGCTTTGGTAATCGATCTCAACGTCTGCGTGGGCTGCCATGCCTGCGTCACAAGCTGCAAGGAATGGAACACTTCCGGGACTGCCGGACCCATGTCCGACTTCAACCCCTATGGCGCCGATCCCACCGGCACCTTCTTCAATCGCGTACAGACCTTCGAGGTCGGCTGTTTCCCGAACACGGAAACGGTCCACTTCCCCAAGAGCTGCCTCCACTGCGAGGACGCGCCCTGCGTGCCGGTGTGCCCCACCGGCGCCAGCTACAAGCGCGAGGAAGACGGCATCGTGCTGGTGGACTACGACAAGTGCATCGGTTGCAAGTACTGCAGCTGGGCCTGCCCCTATGGCGCCCGCGAGCTGGACGAGCAGCAGAAGGTGATGAAGAAGTGCACCCTGTGCGTGGACCGCATCTATGACCAGACGCTGCCCGAGAACGAGCGCCGTCCCGCCTGCGTCATGGCCTGCCCGACCAACGCCCGCCTGTTCGGCGACGTGCATGACCCGGATTCCGAGGTCTCGGTGGCCATCCGCGAACGGGGCGGCTATCAGCTGATGCCGGAATGGGGCACCAAGCCGGCCAATCACTATCTGCCACGGCGCAAGACCCGCATCGAGATTCACGAGGATGAACTCGAGCGCGTGGACAACCCGCTGAAGAAGGAGAAGGTGCATCCGGATCGGATCATCGACGAGCCGACCCTGGACGACGTGAGCACCTTCTGA
- a CDS encoding dimethyl sulfoxide reductase anchor subunit family protein — protein sequence MHPAFSVIFLTTLIGVGQGLFLALYTGELYSVVKVLPTQANPNFYGFGSLLSLAFLGLGLFASFFHLGHPERGWRAIARWRTSWLSREVIALPAFMGTVAAYGLVHYTGWNPVFVEIGAQGDIAVDLSLLLGALGTLLCFALFICTGMIYAAIKFLQEWATPLTVINFILLGSASGFTLAAAYAAYLEPGMLRFYGGWAIFLTLLAFITRTASLIRNGRIKYKSTVQTAIGVRHTRVVQKAQGSMGGSFNTREFFHHKTPGFVNGMKWLFLVLVFAVPVVLLAIGLKVPAAAALALAFVAQYLGLIAERWVFFAQANHPQNLYYQTV from the coding sequence ATGCATCCTGCATTCTCAGTCATCTTTCTGACCACTCTCATCGGGGTCGGCCAGGGTCTGTTCCTGGCGCTGTACACCGGCGAACTCTATTCCGTGGTCAAGGTTCTGCCGACTCAGGCCAACCCGAACTTCTACGGTTTCGGCAGCCTGCTGTCACTGGCCTTCCTGGGCCTGGGCCTGTTCGCCTCCTTCTTCCATCTCGGCCATCCGGAACGCGGCTGGCGCGCCATCGCCCGCTGGCGCACCTCCTGGCTGTCCCGCGAGGTGATCGCGCTGCCTGCTTTCATGGGCACGGTGGCCGCCTATGGCCTGGTGCACTACACGGGCTGGAACCCGGTGTTCGTCGAGATCGGCGCGCAGGGCGACATTGCCGTCGACCTGTCTCTGCTGCTGGGCGCGCTGGGCACGCTGCTGTGCTTCGCACTCTTCATCTGCACCGGCATGATCTACGCCGCCATCAAGTTCCTGCAGGAATGGGCCACACCCCTGACCGTGATCAACTTCATCCTGCTGGGCTCGGCTTCCGGCTTCACCCTGGCCGCGGCCTACGCGGCCTACCTGGAACCGGGCATGCTCAGGTTCTATGGCGGCTGGGCCATCTTTCTCACGTTGCTGGCATTCATCACCCGTACCGCCAGCCTGATCCGCAATGGCCGCATCAAGTACAAGTCCACCGTGCAGACCGCCATCGGCGTGCGTCACACGCGCGTCGTCCAGAAGGCTCAGGGCAGCATGGGCGGTTCCTTCAATACCCGGGAGTTCTTCCATCACAAGACGCCCGGGTTCGTGAACGGGATGAAATGGCTGTTCCTGGTGTTGGTGTTCGCCGTGCCCGTGGTGTTGCTGGCCATCGGCCTCAAGGTACCGGCGGCGGCTGCCCTGGCGCTGGCGTTCGTGGCCCAGTACCTGGGGCTGATTGCGGAACGCTGGGTGTTCTTCGCCCAGGCCAATCACCCGCAGAACCTCTACTACCAGACAGTCTGA
- the moaA gene encoding GTP 3',8-cyclase MoaA, producing the protein MSSLLTDRFGRNIEYVRLSVTDRCDLRCFYCMPRGFRDFEIPEHWLSFDEIERVIGAFARLGTRRVRLTGGEPLVRHGLPDLARRLAALPGLEDLSLSTNATRLARHAEALRAAGIQRINVSLDSLVPETFRQITRGRLDKVLDGLMAARAAGFRPIKINMVVMKGINDHEVEDMVEFCLEHGFTLRFIETMPMGDTGRNASDRYLDLREVRARLARRFELLPGVMPGGGPARYVQVAGTELRIGFITPISQHFCDTCNRVRLSVDGTLYMCLGQEHRFELRPLLRSGCTDTELEQAIRDAINLKPERHEFTEKPEKILRFMSMTGG; encoded by the coding sequence ATGAGCAGCCTGCTGACAGACCGCTTCGGCCGCAACATCGAGTACGTCCGCCTGTCGGTGACGGATCGTTGCGACCTGCGCTGTTTCTACTGCATGCCGCGCGGCTTCCGTGACTTCGAGATTCCGGAACACTGGCTCTCCTTTGACGAGATCGAGCGCGTTATCGGCGCCTTTGCCCGCCTGGGCACACGGCGCGTGCGCCTGACCGGCGGCGAACCGCTGGTGCGACACGGACTCCCCGATCTGGCCCGGCGTCTGGCGGCCCTGCCGGGACTGGAGGATCTGTCGCTGAGCACCAATGCCACCCGGCTGGCCCGCCATGCCGAGGCCCTGCGCGCGGCCGGCATCCAGCGCATCAATGTCAGCCTGGACTCGCTGGTACCCGAAACCTTCCGCCAGATCACCCGGGGCCGGCTGGACAAGGTACTCGACGGCCTGATGGCCGCCCGAGCGGCCGGTTTCCGGCCCATCAAGATCAACATGGTGGTGATGAAGGGTATCAACGACCATGAAGTCGAGGACATGGTCGAGTTCTGTCTGGAGCATGGCTTCACGCTGCGCTTCATCGAAACCATGCCCATGGGCGATACCGGGCGCAATGCCAGTGACCGCTACCTGGATCTGCGCGAGGTACGCGCGCGACTGGCCCGGCGCTTCGAACTGTTGCCGGGCGTCATGCCGGGAGGCGGGCCTGCGCGCTATGTGCAGGTGGCCGGCACCGAGCTGCGCATCGGTTTCATCACCCCCATCTCCCAGCACTTCTGCGACACCTGCAACCGGGTGCGGCTGTCCGTGGATGGCACGCTTTACATGTGCCTCGGCCAGGAGCACCGCTTCGAACTGCGCCCCCTGCTGCGGAGCGGCTGCACCGACACAGAGCTGGAACAGGCGATCCGCGACGCCATCAATCTCAAGCCGGAACGCCACGAATTCACCGAAAAGCCGGAAAAAATCCTCCGCTTCATGTCGATGACCGGGGGCTGA
- a CDS encoding NapC/NirT family cytochrome c, whose product MSDNTGKQGLLSRIWSALRRPSATYSLGGVLVVGFVAGIIFWGGFNTAMEATNTEVFCVSCHEMRDNVYEEYKKTIHYNNRTGVRATCPDCHVPKEWTHKVIRKIQASNELFHKVMGSIDTREKFEAKRLELARHVWDSMKKTDSRECRNCHDYESMDFTYQGRRAVARHSKGLEEGKTCIDCHKGIAHELPDMREELPTATVGDM is encoded by the coding sequence ATGTCAGACAATACAGGCAAGCAGGGGCTGCTGTCCCGTATATGGTCCGCCCTGCGGCGTCCATCGGCCACCTATTCTCTCGGTGGTGTGCTGGTGGTGGGCTTCGTGGCCGGCATCATTTTCTGGGGTGGTTTCAATACGGCCATGGAAGCGACCAATACCGAGGTCTTCTGCGTGTCCTGCCATGAAATGCGTGACAACGTTTACGAGGAATACAAGAAGACCATCCATTACAACAACCGCACTGGCGTGCGCGCCACTTGCCCGGACTGCCACGTGCCCAAGGAATGGACGCACAAGGTCATTCGCAAGATCCAGGCCTCCAACGAGCTGTTCCATAAGGTGATGGGGAGCATCGACACCCGGGAGAAATTCGAGGCCAAGCGGCTGGAGCTTGCGCGTCATGTCTGGGACTCCATGAAGAAAACCGATTCCCGGGAATGCCGCAATTGCCATGACTATGAATCCATGGACTTCACCTACCAGGGACGGCGTGCGGTAGCGCGGCATTCGAAGGGCCTGGAGGAGGGCAAGACCTGCATCGATTGCCACAAGGGTATTGCCCACGAGCTGCCGGACATGCGCGAGGAATTGCCGACCGCAACCGTGGGCGACATGTAA
- a CDS encoding nitrate reductase cytochrome c-type subunit, which yields MNKSLVMAVGLMCGLAAAASGAIAEEITSLRGMRPIDQAPDVPEIKHYRKDGEVLPRDYVQQPPLIPHKIEGYQINLKFNKCMSCHSWANYKEAGATKISQTHFEDREKHVLANISARRYFCTQCHVPQADAKPLVENTFQPIPAISGQ from the coding sequence ATGAACAAGTCTCTCGTCATGGCGGTCGGTCTGATGTGCGGGCTGGCGGCTGCCGCAAGCGGCGCGATCGCAGAGGAGATCACCTCCCTGCGCGGTATGCGGCCCATAGATCAGGCGCCGGATGTGCCCGAGATCAAGCACTACAGAAAGGATGGCGAGGTACTGCCACGTGATTATGTGCAGCAGCCGCCGCTCATTCCGCACAAGATCGAGGGTTACCAGATCAACCTCAAGTTCAACAAGTGCATGAGCTGCCACAGCTGGGCCAACTACAAGGAGGCGGGTGCGACCAAGATCAGCCAGACCCACTTCGAGGACCGGGAAAAGCACGTGCTGGCAAACATCTCCGCACGACGCTACTTCTGCACCCAGTGCCACGTGCCGCAGGCCGATGCCAAGCCGCTGGTCGAGAATACGTTCCAGCCGATTCCGGCCATCTCCGGTCAGTGA
- the napH gene encoding quinol dehydrogenase ferredoxin subunit NapH, translating to MSRRTPMPGSEARREKGWWPAHRWLLLRRLSQFTVLALFLAGPWFGVWVVKGNLNASLTLDLLPLTDPYVLLQTLAAGHLPELTALTGALIVLLFYLLVGGRVYCSWVCPLNPVTDLAHWLRLRLDIRSAARLSRKTRYWVLGMTLLLAALTGTLVWELVNPVSYLHRGILFGMGLGWTLILAVFLAELLVSRHAWCGHLCPVGAFYGLLGRVSLMRVSASRRDACNDCMDCFAVCPEPQVIRPALKGAAQRLGPVIRSGECTNCGRCIDVCSKDVFEFTTRFNRQSRSGNLGSNSGKMEVMS from the coding sequence ATGAGCCGGCGAACGCCCATGCCCGGCAGCGAGGCACGGCGCGAGAAGGGCTGGTGGCCTGCGCATCGCTGGCTGCTATTGCGCCGCCTGAGCCAGTTCACGGTGCTGGCGCTGTTCCTGGCCGGGCCCTGGTTCGGGGTCTGGGTAGTAAAGGGCAATCTCAATGCCAGCCTGACCCTGGACCTGTTGCCGCTGACCGACCCCTACGTTCTGCTGCAGACGCTGGCGGCCGGCCACCTGCCCGAGCTGACGGCGCTGACCGGTGCCCTGATCGTGCTCCTGTTCTATCTGCTGGTCGGCGGCCGTGTCTATTGCAGCTGGGTCTGCCCGCTCAATCCGGTGACCGACCTGGCCCACTGGCTGCGGCTGCGGCTGGACATCCGCAGCGCGGCCCGGCTGTCGCGCAAAACGCGCTACTGGGTGCTGGGCATGACCCTGTTGCTGGCAGCGCTGACCGGTACCCTGGTCTGGGAACTGGTCAATCCCGTCTCCTATCTGCACCGCGGCATCCTCTTCGGCATGGGCCTGGGCTGGACCCTGATTCTGGCCGTGTTCCTGGCGGAGCTCCTGGTCAGCCGCCATGCCTGGTGTGGCCACCTGTGCCCGGTGGGTGCCTTTTATGGATTGCTTGGTCGCGTCTCGCTGATGCGCGTTTCGGCCTCGCGGCGGGATGCGTGCAACGACTGCATGGACTGCTTTGCGGTCTGCCCCGAGCCGCAGGTCATCCGCCCGGCGCTCAAGGGCGCGGCGCAGAGGCTCGGCCCCGTGATCCGGTCCGGTGAATGCACCAACTGCGGGCGCTGCATCGATGTTTGTTCGAAGGATGTCTTCGAGTTCACCACGCGTTTCAATCGGCAGTCCAGGTCCGGCAACCTGGGCTCGAATTCCGGAAAGATGGAGGTCATGTCATGA
- the napG gene encoding ferredoxin-type protein NapG gives MTAQRQATNAGRRRFLVDTARTAAAVAALGLGLALHARSARSLPAEAIRPPGALAEPEFLGACIRCGLCVRDCPYDTLRLAAPGEAVATGSPYFVARDVPCEMCEDIPCVKACPTGALDHGLTDIREARMGLAVVVDQEACIAFQGLRCEVCYNICPLRDQAITLDLRHNPRSGTHALFIPVVHSDACTGCGKCERACILEEAAIKVLPRRLAKGERQAHYRLGWQEKAAAGESLVAPDAERAFNLPQGVEYDYQSGRVRESAEAGPPFGDSALETLRRGQGKP, from the coding sequence ATGACTGCGCAACGACAGGCCACCAACGCGGGGCGTCGCCGTTTCCTGGTGGACACGGCGCGCACCGCGGCGGCGGTGGCGGCGCTCGGGCTGGGGCTGGCTCTGCATGCCCGCTCCGCCCGCAGCCTGCCCGCCGAGGCCATCCGTCCGCCGGGGGCGCTGGCCGAGCCGGAATTTCTCGGTGCCTGTATCCGCTGTGGCCTGTGTGTGCGCGACTGCCCCTACGACACCCTGCGCCTGGCGGCGCCTGGCGAGGCGGTGGCGACAGGGAGCCCCTATTTCGTCGCGCGCGATGTACCCTGCGAGATGTGCGAGGACATTCCCTGCGTGAAGGCGTGCCCGACCGGTGCGCTCGATCACGGCCTCACCGACATCCGCGAGGCACGCATGGGCCTGGCGGTGGTGGTGGACCAGGAGGCCTGCATCGCCTTCCAGGGCCTGCGCTGCGAGGTCTGCTACAACATCTGCCCGCTGCGCGACCAGGCCATCACCCTGGACCTGCGCCACAATCCGCGTTCGGGTACCCATGCCCTGTTCATCCCGGTGGTCCATTCCGATGCCTGCACCGGTTGCGGCAAGTGCGAACGCGCCTGCATCCTGGAGGAGGCTGCCATCAAGGTACTGCCGCGGCGGCTGGCCAAGGGCGAGCGGCAGGCCCACTATCGGCTCGGCTGGCAGGAGAAGGCGGCCGCCGGTGAAAGCCTGGTGGCGCCGGATGCGGAGCGGGCCTTCAACCTGCCGCAGGGCGTGGAATACGACTACCAGAGCGGTCGCGTCCGCGAGTCGGCAGAGGCAGGACCGCCATTCGGCGACAGCGCGCTGGAAACGCTGCGGCGCGGGCAGGGCAAGCCATGA